The sequence GTCCGTCACGAGCGGAAGCTCGCGCGGATCGCGGTTGTGCACGTCCGCCGGCGAAACGCCGACCAGCGGCGAGTCGGTCCCGACCGCCTCGAAGCAGGAGGCGATGTGCTCGCCGGGCGTCGTCGTCACCTGCGCCGGCAGGAAGGCACTTGCCTCCTCGCCCGTCAGGCCGAGGGCCACGACCTGCCCGCCGTCTCGCACCCAGTCACGGACGGCCGAAGCGTTGGCGGCAAGCTGCTCGCCCGCGCCCGGGCCGACAACGAGAACCTGTCCATCGGAAAGGTCACCGTTGAAAGCGGAGAGAGTGATGCCCGCCGCCTCCAGATGCTCACGGCCGGCCTCGTCGCCGGCATAGACGACCGTCCTGCGGGCTGCGGGCTGCCATTGGGACACGTAGCGCACGATGTTGCGCGCCAGCGCCTCGGCGGCCGGATCGCTCTCGGTGCGGCCGGTCACGTCGGTCTGGCAGAACAGCACCATGCCCTGTCCCTCGCGGTACTCCATCAGCGTGGCGTACTGCAGGGAGTAGCCGCCATCGAGGATGGGCAAAAAGTCGCCGGCCGCCGGCTTCTCGATCAGGGCCGAGGCGACGTTCCCGCGGTTGCCGCAGCGCCAGATCCGTCGCGCGCGCATGCCGCACCATTCGACGATGGGCGAGTAGTCCATTACGTAACTGATGACGGACGGCAGCACGGTGGCGCTGCCGCGCCAGTCGCGGAGGTTCTCGTCGGCGATGCCGGACAGCAGCGGATGGTCGGGCACGCGCTCGAACACGTTGCGCAGGCCGTATTCGGCGATGCGGAACCCGAACCGCTTCTCGAGCACGTCGCCCGTCTGCTCGAAGAGCACCACTCGGAGACCCTCCCGAACGCGGGCCAGGTCCGGAGCGGCGTTGGCGAGCGTCAAGGCGTTCTTGCCGATGACGAGCACGTCATAGGACGACGTGTCCGATTCGGCCTCCACCTTGTCGAAGGCCACGCCCAGGTCGGCCAGCATCTTTGCCGTCTCGCCCTTCGGATCGAAGACGGCGATCCGGCCGGCCGCAGCAACCGGCTCCGGCGCAGGCAGCACGTGGACGTCGAAGGAATCCTCCTGCGTCTCGCCCGAACTGAAGCGCACGGCGGCCGTCAGCGTATACTGCCCGGCGGCCAGACCGTCCGGCAGCTCGAACGAGAGGGGGATCCGCTCCTGCTCGCCCGTCGGCACTTCGACCGACTTCGTGCCGTTCACCGGCGACGGGAGCCCCAGGGTCCACTCGCAGTCGGCCGTGACCGTCTCGCGCGAGTTGTTGATGATGATCAGTTGCTTCTCAACAGTCTCGCTGGCAAGGAAGTTATGGTCCTTGCTGGTGAACGCAGCCGGCTTGCCGGCGATGTAGGCGAGCAGCGGACCGTTGTTGCGCTGGAGAGCGGCCGTTGCCATGGGGTAGTCCCTGTAGCCCTCGGGGGCGCTGACCGACAGCCCCCAGGTGCGGAAGGCGCGGAAGTTGTTGGTGAAGTACATCGCCAGGACCGGGTCCCGCTCGGGGTGGGGACCGCCGAGGCGGTGGGGGTAGTCCCAGCGGTGCCAGAGTTCACCGTTGCGGAACTTCCCGGCCTCCCAGCGGAGGTTGGTCTTCTCTTCCTCGGTGATGTCGTAGGACTGGGGCCCGAGGAACTGCGCGTTCCACTCGGCGTTGCAGATCTCCCACGGGACGACGGCGCTGCCGAAGGTCCGCACGCCCTTGTACCAGCCGCGGTACATGGACCAGTCCCAGGAAAGCGGCGTGCCGTACTCGACCGTGTCCATGGGCTTGCGGCCGTACGTGGCCCAGTGCCCGAACCAGTCGTCCATCTCCTGGACGGGCGTGAAGTTCGCGTAGAAGTTGCTCGTGAACATCGGGCCCAGGTTGCCCGACGAGTGATGGTAATAGATGCGCGTCGGGTCGAGCTTGTTCACGATCGCCTGTGCGCGCAGGGCCCACGAGGCGTTTCGCGTCTGATAGGTCTGGCGGGGATTGTGAATCCCGTCGATCGTGTCGGGATTCATGTCCTCGCTGTAGCCCGTGCCGTTGTGGTTGGCCGCGTAGAAGACGACCGAGGGGTGATTGCCGGCGATGCGCGTGTAGAACTCGGTGTGCCGGGCGTAGCCGTTCGTCTCCTCGGCGTCGGCCGTGTTCCAATCGTACTGGCGGTAGTGCGGCTGGGTCAGTGCGACCAGCGTGCCTTCGTCGTCGGCGGCCTTGAGCACGCCTTCGAAGCCGGTATGATCGCCCGGCGCCGCGCCGAAGCCGCCGCAGGCGACGAGGTTGATACCCACCTCGCGCAGGCTGCGCATCCGCTCGCGGGCGCCGTCGTAGTCGCGGCCCGGCTGGCCGCGTGAGAAGGACAGGAAGACTTTGGAGCCGTTCAGGTAGAAGAAGCGTCCGTCGATCCAGAACTCGCGGAAGCCGAACCGCTCCGGCAGCGCCTCGTCCAGCACCTTCCCGCCGGCGTCCAGCACCGATACGGTCACGTCATAGCGGTTCTCGGGCGTGTGCAGATCCCACAGCTTCTCGGGCCGCCAGTTCTTGGTGATCGATATCCGGCCGTCGACGACTTCCCTGCCGCTGAAGGGGTCGCTGGTGAACGTGCGGGCGACCTCGTCCCCGTCGCGGACCTCGGCGTGCAGGACGTAGGCCGCCTCCGGGTCGACGTCGGACAGCTCCGTGTTGAACGTGATCTGCCAGTTGCGCGTGGACGTTTCGACGCGGACGTCGCCGATGCGCGCCTCGCGCGGGCCCGCCACGAGCTTCACGTCGCCGCAGAGTCCCTTGTTCCTGACCCGTCCCTCGACCTCTCGGGCCGCGTTGGTGTCGTTGAAGGCCAGCATGACGGCGCGCAGCGGCACGGCCAGCACCGCGATGCTGAGCGTGTGCGTCCGGCCGGGGTGGCAGAACGGCGTCAGGTCCACCTCGCCGGCGGGGAACTGCATGTCGCCGGCCTTCCAGCCGTCCACGTAGACGGTGGCGAAGGAGTGCAGGTAATCGGCCGTCAGCGCGATGTGGCGGTCCGCCCAGTCGTCGGGCACGGTCAGCTCCACCTGATACCAGGCGGCCTTGAGGTCCGCCAGGGCCTTGTCCGGCCAGGCCGGGTTGGGTGTGAGCCTGCGTTGCGCCTGGTCGTCTGTGTTCGACGGCCACGGGGTGGGCACCCGGAGCCGGCCCCATCCGTCCTCCGGAGGGGCGTCCATCTCGCCGCCCGCCGGTTGCCAGAGCCACCATCCGCTCATCGACACGACGTCGCGCGTGGCGGTGGTCTGTCGGACGGCCGTGTCCAGCATCCACAGGGTCCGGGCCTCCCCCGGGGGTTCCGCCGGGCGCTCTCCCTGGGCCAGCGCCCCTGCGGGCGCTGCGCAACCGGCGATCGTCAGAACACACAGCCATCCGGCCAGCATCCAGTCTGCTCGTCTCATCCTGCTCCTCCCTCAACGGGCCGCACTGCCTCCCGTCCCTCACCCGGACCCGCCGTCGGCGGGATTCCCAGAACCGTCCATCCGAACGATCTGAGTGTACGGGGTATCGCAACCGTGTTCAACGCGCCCGCGGGCGCGCACTCAGCCTGTGTGCGGCCGGCAACCCAGGGTGGCCGCGACCTCTGCCCAGTGGCGGGCCAGCCAGAGGAGGGGGCGCGGCAGATCGCGGAGGCTGAAGTGCACGCGCTCGGGCGGCGGCACCTTGGCCGTGCCCTCGATGCGCACGGACAGCCAGCGGGCTGCGAACGCGAGCGGCAGTGCGTGCACCTCGGCGGCCTCCAGCGGCGCGCGCCCGGAATAGGAGCTCAGCCAGAGCACGCACCGATCGACCCGGAAGTCCGAGGCGTCCGTCAGCGACCGGATGTCGGCCGGATCGAGCGGCGTGCGGCGGACCGCGCCGATGAAGTACATGCCGTCGGCCAGGTCCCGCACGCGGGCCGCCGGGCGCGCCCAGTCGAAGTCGAAGACGCCGCTCACCTCGCCGTGCCCGTCGAACAGGAGATTGGCCAGGGTGTAGTCCCCGTGCGTCAGAACCTGCGGGAGTCTGTAGTAGCGTCCGTCTCCGAACTCCTCTCTCAGACGCTCCAGCCAGAGGCGGCAGCATTCCGCCTCTTCGGCGAGCGCGCCGGCTGCGCCCGCAAGCAGTTCGTCGTAGGCGCGTCCGAGCAGGAAGGGGTCTTCCGGGCGCCGGAGCGCGTCCGGAACGCCCACGGTGGCATACTGGGCCACCGGCGGCGCGTCGTCGGCCAGGGGGAACGAGGCGGCGGCCCGGTGGAAGTCCGCCAGTGCCCGGGCGGCCGAGCGCAGCTGGTCGTCATCCGCGCGGGCGCAGCTCCGGCCGGGCAGCAGGGGGTAGACCTCGAAGACGCGGCCGCCGAGGCGGGTGCAGGTCTCTCCGTCGCGGCGGGCGACGGGCGCCGCCGTCGGCACGCCGTGCCGGACGAGGTGGCGGCGCAGGGCGTGGTCGAAGGCGACGGCCTCCGGCGTCGACGTGCGGGCGCCGCGCGTGCGCAGCAGCCAGAGGCCGCGGGTCGTCTGCAGGCGTCGGTTGGCGGCGGCCGTGCCGCCGTGGTCCTGCACCGCCTGCAGCGTCCCCAGGTCGTAGTCCGCCAGGACGGTCTCGATCAGTCCGTCTTCCGGGTGTCGTGTCATGGGTTGGGTCCGTCCTTCGGTGCGTCGCCTTCGCACTTCCCATCCGCCGCCGTATCCGGCATAATGCACGATTCTACCGTCTTCGCCCGGCTTCCGGGCGGCCATCTGCAGGAAAGCAAAGGACCGGAAGGTGTCTGTAGTGCACGAGACTGTCGAGGCAGGCAAGCTGCTCCTGGCCGGCAACGAGGCCGTGGCGCTGGCGGCGGCCCATGCGGGGGTTCGCATGGCCACCGGCTACCCGGGGACGCCGAGCACGGAGGTACTCCAGACGCTGGCCGAGTACGGCGACCGCCGTATCGCACTGGGCTGGGCGCCGAACGAGAAGGTGGCCCTGGAAGTCGGCGCGGGCGCAGCGTATGCCGGCGCACGGGCACTGGTTACGATGAAGCACGTGGGGCTGAACGTGGCGGCCGACCCGCTGGTCACGTCCGCCTACACGGGCGTGCGCGGCGGCTTTGTCGTGGTCACGGCCGACGATCCCGGCATGCACTCCTCGCAGAACGAGCAGGACAGCCGCCACTACGCGCGCCTGGCCGGGCTGCCGATGCTGGAGCCGTCCGACAGCCAGGAGGCCTACGCGCTGGCGCGCGAGGCGTTTGCGCTCAGCGAACGGTTCGAGACGCCCGTGCTTCTGCGCATGACCACGCGCGTCTGTCACTGCAAGAGCCTGGTGGAGCCCGCGCCGCCGGAGGAACTCGAGCGGCGCTACGGGTTCCAGCGCGACATTCCCCGGTTCGTCATGGTGCCCGGCAACGCCCGGAAGCGCCGGGTCGTCCTGGAGGAGCGTCTGGCCCGACTGCGCGACTACTGCGAGCAGACGGGCTTGAACCGGGTCCATGGGGACGGCGCCGCTGCGGCGTTCGGCGTGGTCGCGGCCGGGGTGGCCTCGCAGTACGTCCGGGAGACCGCCCCCGGGGTGCCGGTCCTGACGCTTGCCACGGTCTGGCCGCTTCCGCTGGCGCGCATCGCCGAGTTCCAGCGGCAGGTGGGCGACCTGCTGGTGGTCGAGGAGCTGGGCGATTTCCTGCTGACGGAGATCCGCGCGGCGGGCATTCCGGCCCGCGGCAAGGCCGCGCCGTTCCGGCTGGGCGAGCTGAACCCCGACCGCGTGCGGGCCAT is a genomic window of Candidatus Brocadiaceae bacterium containing:
- a CDS encoding phosphotransferase, with the protein product MTRHPEDGLIETVLADYDLGTLQAVQDHGGTAAANRRLQTTRGLWLLRTRGARTSTPEAVAFDHALRRHLVRHGVPTAAPVARRDGETCTRLGGRVFEVYPLLPGRSCARADDDQLRSAARALADFHRAAASFPLADDAPPVAQYATVGVPDALRRPEDPFLLGRAYDELLAGAAGALAEEAECCRLWLERLREEFGDGRYYRLPQVLTHGDYTLANLLFDGHGEVSGVFDFDWARPAARVRDLADGMYFIGAVRRTPLDPADIRSLTDASDFRVDRCVLWLSSYSGRAPLEAAEVHALPLAFAARWLSVRIEGTAKVPPPERVHFSLRDLPRPLLWLARHWAEVAATLGCRPHTG
- a CDS encoding 4Fe-4S binding protein, which gives rise to MATGYPGTPSTEVLQTLAEYGDRRIALGWAPNEKVALEVGAGAAYAGARALVTMKHVGLNVAADPLVTSAYTGVRGGFVVVTADDPGMHSSQNEQDSRHYARLAGLPMLEPSDSQEAYALAREAFALSERFETPVLLRMTTRVCHCKSLVEPAPPEELERRYGFQRDIPRFVMVPGNARKRRVVLEERLARLRDYCEQTGLNRVHGDGAAAAFGVVAAGVASQYVRETAPGVPVLTLATVWPLPLARIAEFQRQVGDLLVVEELGDFLLTEIRAAGIPARGKAAPFRLGELNPDRVRAILEGTPEEPPPVPADLPPPRPPVLCPGCGHRSVFSVLKKLDLIVMGDIGCYSLGALPPLSTLDTCLCMGAGVGLALGIERVADEQEARRVVGVIGDSTFFHSGMTGVLDAVYNGSRGTLLVLDNRTTAMTGGQDHPGTGRRLDGTAAPQADVAAVCRGLGVRDVRVIDPYDRAGLERALREATAGDRYSVIVCRRPCLLAERPREVRRFVIDAEACRDCGACLRTGCPALEPADGFVRISEALCRGCGLCAEMCRFGAVREVQCP